A genomic window from Populus nigra chromosome 7, ddPopNigr1.1, whole genome shotgun sequence includes:
- the LOC133699735 gene encoding TOM1-like protein 5 isoform X4 has product MKQARDVVKAIKKRLGSKNANTQLYAVMLLEMLMNNIGEQVHRQVIDTGILPILVKIVKKKTELPIRERVFLLLDATQTSLGGASGKFPQYYTAYYDLVSAGVQFPQRPHDRLSSERPSNNQTAQENKKITLNGELAASRHEMVAQPAPVEPQVVPESSIIQKASNALEVLKEVLDAVDSQNGAKNEFTLDLVEQCSFQKQRVMHLVMTSRDEKLVSRAIELNEQLQKVLARHDAILSGRSTVSDKNTFSNRTTTAPNHFNHEESEEEEEPEQLFRRLRKGKACARPEDEGNSEEHPPLGIIGSTIPGERLNRPLIRPLPSEQPQEPSAHPAPVVIPPPPAKHIEREKFFQETKADGSDVDSHMRGLSLHCHNASSSRAGSIDFSE; this is encoded by the exons ATGAA GCAAGCTAGAGATGTTGTTAAAGCTATTAAAAAGCGTTTGGGGAGCAAGAATGCCAATACTCAATTATATGCAGTAATG TTGTTGGAGATGCTGATGAACAATATTGGGGAGCAAGTTCATAGACAGGTGATTGATACAGGGATTCTGCCCATTCTTGTCAAGATAGTGAAGAAAAAG ACAGAGTTGCCTATACGAGAAAGGGTATTTCTTCTTCTAGATGCCACACAGACATCTCTTGGTGGTGCTTCTGGAAAGTTCCCACAGTACTATACTGCATATTATGATTTGGTG AGTGCCGGAGTGCAATTTCCTCAGAGGCCTCATGATAGACTATCAAGCGAAAGACCGTCAAATAATCAGACTGcccaagaaaataagaaaattacacTCAATGGGGAACTTGCTGCCTCTAGACATGAAATGGTTGCTCAGCCAGCACCAGTGGAGCCTCAAGTTGTTCCGGAATCCAG TATTATTCAGAAGGCTAGTAATGCTCTGGAGGTTTTGAAAGAAGTCCTTGATGCTGTTGATTCTCAAAAT gGAGCAAAGAATGAGTTTACTCTTGATCTCGTGGAACAATGTTCATTCCAAAAGCAGAGAGTAATGCATCTTGTGATGACTTCTAG GGATGAAAAGTTGGTCTCTCGAGCTATTGAATTGAATGAGCAGCTACAGAAAGTTCTGGCAAGACATGACGCCATTCTTTCTGGGAGATCTACAGTTTCAGATAAGAATACATTCTCCAATAGAACTACCACAGCCCCAAATCATTTTAATCATGAAGAAtcagaggaagaggaggagccTGAACAGCTTTTCCGAAG GTTAAGAAAAGGAAAGGCCTGTGCAAGACCTGAAGATGAAGGCAACTCAGAAGAGCATCCCCCTTTGGGCATAATTGGATCAACCATTCCAGGAGAAAGGCTGAACCGTCCACTTATACGGCCACTTCCTTCAGAGCAGCCACAAGAACCCAGTGCACATCCTGCACCTGTTGTAATTCCACCGCCACCTGCAAAACACATTGAAAGGGAGAAATTCTTTCAGGAAACGAAGGCTGATGGTTCTGATGTGGATAGCCACATGAGGGGTCTTTCATTACACTGTCACAATGCCAGCAGTTCCCGTGCTGGAAGCATAGATTTTAGTGAATGA
- the LOC133699735 gene encoding TOM1-like protein 5 isoform X1 yields the protein MKQMAAELVNSATNDKLAEVDWTKNIEICELVAHDERQARDVVKAIKKRLGSKNANTQLYAVMLLEMLMNNIGEQVHRQVIDTGILPILVKIVKKKTELPIRERVFLLLDATQTSLGGASGKFPQYYTAYYDLVSAGVQFPQRPHDRLSSERPSNNQTAQENKKITLNGELAASRHEMVAQPAPVEPQVVPESSIIQKASNALEVLKEVLDAVDSQNGAKNEFTLDLVEQCSFQKQRVMHLVMTSRDEKLVSRAIELNEQLQKVLARHDAILSGRSTVSDKNTFSNRTTTAPNHFNHEESEEEEEPEQLFRRLRKGKACARPEDEGNSEEHPPLGIIGSTIPGERLNRPLIRPLPSEQPQEPSAHPAPVVIPPPPAKHIEREKFFQETKADGSDVDSHMRGLSLHCHNASSSRAGSIDFSE from the exons ATGAA GCAGATGGCAGCTGAGCTAGTCAATTCTGCAACCAATGATAAGCTGGCTGAAGTAGATTGGAccaaaaatattgaaatctGTGAATTAGTTGCACATGATGAAAG GCAAGCTAGAGATGTTGTTAAAGCTATTAAAAAGCGTTTGGGGAGCAAGAATGCCAATACTCAATTATATGCAGTAATG TTGTTGGAGATGCTGATGAACAATATTGGGGAGCAAGTTCATAGACAGGTGATTGATACAGGGATTCTGCCCATTCTTGTCAAGATAGTGAAGAAAAAG ACAGAGTTGCCTATACGAGAAAGGGTATTTCTTCTTCTAGATGCCACACAGACATCTCTTGGTGGTGCTTCTGGAAAGTTCCCACAGTACTATACTGCATATTATGATTTGGTG AGTGCCGGAGTGCAATTTCCTCAGAGGCCTCATGATAGACTATCAAGCGAAAGACCGTCAAATAATCAGACTGcccaagaaaataagaaaattacacTCAATGGGGAACTTGCTGCCTCTAGACATGAAATGGTTGCTCAGCCAGCACCAGTGGAGCCTCAAGTTGTTCCGGAATCCAG TATTATTCAGAAGGCTAGTAATGCTCTGGAGGTTTTGAAAGAAGTCCTTGATGCTGTTGATTCTCAAAAT gGAGCAAAGAATGAGTTTACTCTTGATCTCGTGGAACAATGTTCATTCCAAAAGCAGAGAGTAATGCATCTTGTGATGACTTCTAG GGATGAAAAGTTGGTCTCTCGAGCTATTGAATTGAATGAGCAGCTACAGAAAGTTCTGGCAAGACATGACGCCATTCTTTCTGGGAGATCTACAGTTTCAGATAAGAATACATTCTCCAATAGAACTACCACAGCCCCAAATCATTTTAATCATGAAGAAtcagaggaagaggaggagccTGAACAGCTTTTCCGAAG GTTAAGAAAAGGAAAGGCCTGTGCAAGACCTGAAGATGAAGGCAACTCAGAAGAGCATCCCCCTTTGGGCATAATTGGATCAACCATTCCAGGAGAAAGGCTGAACCGTCCACTTATACGGCCACTTCCTTCAGAGCAGCCACAAGAACCCAGTGCACATCCTGCACCTGTTGTAATTCCACCGCCACCTGCAAAACACATTGAAAGGGAGAAATTCTTTCAGGAAACGAAGGCTGATGGTTCTGATGTGGATAGCCACATGAGGGGTCTTTCATTACACTGTCACAATGCCAGCAGTTCCCGTGCTGGAAGCATAGATTTTAGTGAATGA
- the LOC133699735 gene encoding TOM1-like protein 5 isoform X2, whose product MRQMAAELVNSATNDKLAEVDWTKNIEICELVAHDERQARDVVKAIKKRLGSKNANTQLYAVMLLEMLMNNIGEQVHRQVIDTGILPILVKIVKKKTELPIRERVFLLLDATQTSLGGASGKFPQYYTAYYDLVSAGVQFPQRPHDRLSSERPSNNQTAQENKKITLNGELAASRHEMVAQPAPVEPQVVPESSIIQKASNALEVLKEVLDAVDSQNGAKNEFTLDLVEQCSFQKQRVMHLVMTSRDEKLVSRAIELNEQLQKVLARHDAILSGRSTVSDKNTFSNRTTTAPNHFNHEESEEEEEPEQLFRRLRKGKACARPEDEGNSEEHPPLGIIGSTIPGERLNRPLIRPLPSEQPQEPSAHPAPVVIPPPPAKHIEREKFFQETKADGSDVDSHMRGLSLHCHNASSSRAGSIDFSE is encoded by the exons ATGAg GCAGATGGCAGCTGAGCTAGTCAATTCTGCAACCAATGATAAGCTGGCTGAAGTAGATTGGAccaaaaatattgaaatctGTGAATTAGTTGCACATGATGAAAG GCAAGCTAGAGATGTTGTTAAAGCTATTAAAAAGCGTTTGGGGAGCAAGAATGCCAATACTCAATTATATGCAGTAATG TTGTTGGAGATGCTGATGAACAATATTGGGGAGCAAGTTCATAGACAGGTGATTGATACAGGGATTCTGCCCATTCTTGTCAAGATAGTGAAGAAAAAG ACAGAGTTGCCTATACGAGAAAGGGTATTTCTTCTTCTAGATGCCACACAGACATCTCTTGGTGGTGCTTCTGGAAAGTTCCCACAGTACTATACTGCATATTATGATTTGGTG AGTGCCGGAGTGCAATTTCCTCAGAGGCCTCATGATAGACTATCAAGCGAAAGACCGTCAAATAATCAGACTGcccaagaaaataagaaaattacacTCAATGGGGAACTTGCTGCCTCTAGACATGAAATGGTTGCTCAGCCAGCACCAGTGGAGCCTCAAGTTGTTCCGGAATCCAG TATTATTCAGAAGGCTAGTAATGCTCTGGAGGTTTTGAAAGAAGTCCTTGATGCTGTTGATTCTCAAAAT gGAGCAAAGAATGAGTTTACTCTTGATCTCGTGGAACAATGTTCATTCCAAAAGCAGAGAGTAATGCATCTTGTGATGACTTCTAG GGATGAAAAGTTGGTCTCTCGAGCTATTGAATTGAATGAGCAGCTACAGAAAGTTCTGGCAAGACATGACGCCATTCTTTCTGGGAGATCTACAGTTTCAGATAAGAATACATTCTCCAATAGAACTACCACAGCCCCAAATCATTTTAATCATGAAGAAtcagaggaagaggaggagccTGAACAGCTTTTCCGAAG GTTAAGAAAAGGAAAGGCCTGTGCAAGACCTGAAGATGAAGGCAACTCAGAAGAGCATCCCCCTTTGGGCATAATTGGATCAACCATTCCAGGAGAAAGGCTGAACCGTCCACTTATACGGCCACTTCCTTCAGAGCAGCCACAAGAACCCAGTGCACATCCTGCACCTGTTGTAATTCCACCGCCACCTGCAAAACACATTGAAAGGGAGAAATTCTTTCAGGAAACGAAGGCTGATGGTTCTGATGTGGATAGCCACATGAGGGGTCTTTCATTACACTGTCACAATGCCAGCAGTTCCCGTGCTGGAAGCATAGATTTTAGTGAATGA
- the LOC133699735 gene encoding TOM1-like protein 5 isoform X3: MAAELVNSATNDKLAEVDWTKNIEICELVAHDERQARDVVKAIKKRLGSKNANTQLYAVMLLEMLMNNIGEQVHRQVIDTGILPILVKIVKKKTELPIRERVFLLLDATQTSLGGASGKFPQYYTAYYDLVSAGVQFPQRPHDRLSSERPSNNQTAQENKKITLNGELAASRHEMVAQPAPVEPQVVPESSIIQKASNALEVLKEVLDAVDSQNGAKNEFTLDLVEQCSFQKQRVMHLVMTSRDEKLVSRAIELNEQLQKVLARHDAILSGRSTVSDKNTFSNRTTTAPNHFNHEESEEEEEPEQLFRRLRKGKACARPEDEGNSEEHPPLGIIGSTIPGERLNRPLIRPLPSEQPQEPSAHPAPVVIPPPPAKHIEREKFFQETKADGSDVDSHMRGLSLHCHNASSSRAGSIDFSE; this comes from the exons ATGGCAGCTGAGCTAGTCAATTCTGCAACCAATGATAAGCTGGCTGAAGTAGATTGGAccaaaaatattgaaatctGTGAATTAGTTGCACATGATGAAAG GCAAGCTAGAGATGTTGTTAAAGCTATTAAAAAGCGTTTGGGGAGCAAGAATGCCAATACTCAATTATATGCAGTAATG TTGTTGGAGATGCTGATGAACAATATTGGGGAGCAAGTTCATAGACAGGTGATTGATACAGGGATTCTGCCCATTCTTGTCAAGATAGTGAAGAAAAAG ACAGAGTTGCCTATACGAGAAAGGGTATTTCTTCTTCTAGATGCCACACAGACATCTCTTGGTGGTGCTTCTGGAAAGTTCCCACAGTACTATACTGCATATTATGATTTGGTG AGTGCCGGAGTGCAATTTCCTCAGAGGCCTCATGATAGACTATCAAGCGAAAGACCGTCAAATAATCAGACTGcccaagaaaataagaaaattacacTCAATGGGGAACTTGCTGCCTCTAGACATGAAATGGTTGCTCAGCCAGCACCAGTGGAGCCTCAAGTTGTTCCGGAATCCAG TATTATTCAGAAGGCTAGTAATGCTCTGGAGGTTTTGAAAGAAGTCCTTGATGCTGTTGATTCTCAAAAT gGAGCAAAGAATGAGTTTACTCTTGATCTCGTGGAACAATGTTCATTCCAAAAGCAGAGAGTAATGCATCTTGTGATGACTTCTAG GGATGAAAAGTTGGTCTCTCGAGCTATTGAATTGAATGAGCAGCTACAGAAAGTTCTGGCAAGACATGACGCCATTCTTTCTGGGAGATCTACAGTTTCAGATAAGAATACATTCTCCAATAGAACTACCACAGCCCCAAATCATTTTAATCATGAAGAAtcagaggaagaggaggagccTGAACAGCTTTTCCGAAG GTTAAGAAAAGGAAAGGCCTGTGCAAGACCTGAAGATGAAGGCAACTCAGAAGAGCATCCCCCTTTGGGCATAATTGGATCAACCATTCCAGGAGAAAGGCTGAACCGTCCACTTATACGGCCACTTCCTTCAGAGCAGCCACAAGAACCCAGTGCACATCCTGCACCTGTTGTAATTCCACCGCCACCTGCAAAACACATTGAAAGGGAGAAATTCTTTCAGGAAACGAAGGCTGATGGTTCTGATGTGGATAGCCACATGAGGGGTCTTTCATTACACTGTCACAATGCCAGCAGTTCCCGTGCTGGAAGCATAGATTTTAGTGAATGA
- the LOC133699735 gene encoding TOM1-like protein 5 isoform X5, with translation MLLEMLMNNIGEQVHRQVIDTGILPILVKIVKKKTELPIRERVFLLLDATQTSLGGASGKFPQYYTAYYDLVSAGVQFPQRPHDRLSSERPSNNQTAQENKKITLNGELAASRHEMVAQPAPVEPQVVPESSIIQKASNALEVLKEVLDAVDSQNGAKNEFTLDLVEQCSFQKQRVMHLVMTSRDEKLVSRAIELNEQLQKVLARHDAILSGRSTVSDKNTFSNRTTTAPNHFNHEESEEEEEPEQLFRRLRKGKACARPEDEGNSEEHPPLGIIGSTIPGERLNRPLIRPLPSEQPQEPSAHPAPVVIPPPPAKHIEREKFFQETKADGSDVDSHMRGLSLHCHNASSSRAGSIDFSE, from the exons ATG TTGTTGGAGATGCTGATGAACAATATTGGGGAGCAAGTTCATAGACAGGTGATTGATACAGGGATTCTGCCCATTCTTGTCAAGATAGTGAAGAAAAAG ACAGAGTTGCCTATACGAGAAAGGGTATTTCTTCTTCTAGATGCCACACAGACATCTCTTGGTGGTGCTTCTGGAAAGTTCCCACAGTACTATACTGCATATTATGATTTGGTG AGTGCCGGAGTGCAATTTCCTCAGAGGCCTCATGATAGACTATCAAGCGAAAGACCGTCAAATAATCAGACTGcccaagaaaataagaaaattacacTCAATGGGGAACTTGCTGCCTCTAGACATGAAATGGTTGCTCAGCCAGCACCAGTGGAGCCTCAAGTTGTTCCGGAATCCAG TATTATTCAGAAGGCTAGTAATGCTCTGGAGGTTTTGAAAGAAGTCCTTGATGCTGTTGATTCTCAAAAT gGAGCAAAGAATGAGTTTACTCTTGATCTCGTGGAACAATGTTCATTCCAAAAGCAGAGAGTAATGCATCTTGTGATGACTTCTAG GGATGAAAAGTTGGTCTCTCGAGCTATTGAATTGAATGAGCAGCTACAGAAAGTTCTGGCAAGACATGACGCCATTCTTTCTGGGAGATCTACAGTTTCAGATAAGAATACATTCTCCAATAGAACTACCACAGCCCCAAATCATTTTAATCATGAAGAAtcagaggaagaggaggagccTGAACAGCTTTTCCGAAG GTTAAGAAAAGGAAAGGCCTGTGCAAGACCTGAAGATGAAGGCAACTCAGAAGAGCATCCCCCTTTGGGCATAATTGGATCAACCATTCCAGGAGAAAGGCTGAACCGTCCACTTATACGGCCACTTCCTTCAGAGCAGCCACAAGAACCCAGTGCACATCCTGCACCTGTTGTAATTCCACCGCCACCTGCAAAACACATTGAAAGGGAGAAATTCTTTCAGGAAACGAAGGCTGATGGTTCTGATGTGGATAGCCACATGAGGGGTCTTTCATTACACTGTCACAATGCCAGCAGTTCCCGTGCTGGAAGCATAGATTTTAGTGAATGA